One part of the Oceanihabitans sp. IOP_32 genome encodes these proteins:
- a CDS encoding carboxypeptidase-like regulatory domain-containing protein has protein sequence MKNLLRFILILFYSSQTLQAQDAIRAKIIDSTTQKPIAFATVELNKNSGIISNENGVFQMYLNRKTTVNDTLFINCLGYETKRIAVQKLTDSIIVLSEKSIALDEVLLSNKNYSVEEILEKISENLINNYDFNFTKSRLFYRASYTTNIHKKDVELKKSSIPEFNQAFTDSVLQIIPKTSDYYIEILGDLFHPNALDKAHKLHIVKASKLYDKNNEITFNGLEKKLNAILKKRVKRDSYFKIKSGFLLGTKLDIDSTAFSNPEEDEALKKNQAMLEAEKKKAQEEQEDFLNYRKKALVRLKNNSFINEDSPLNFLEKSNRYNFELLDHLFLNGNFVYKITFTPKRKEDFKGVIYVNTDDFAIIRVDYENVKLLKNFKLFGVSFKRHLEKGTLIYSKNNMNKYGLKYAEAEKGNTFEIKRPLKVIEKNKHTKGRRKQNEISTQINFITSNLSKQELVVFENENITETTFTNFTEKANIKPTYLPQYDPKFWEGYQVIKPNQAIKDFKSMEE, from the coding sequence ATGAAAAACCTACTGCGCTTCATTTTAATTCTGTTTTATAGTTCCCAAACCCTTCAAGCCCAAGACGCTATACGTGCAAAAATTATCGATTCTACAACCCAAAAACCCATTGCTTTTGCTACGGTAGAGCTCAATAAAAATTCTGGGATTATAAGTAATGAAAACGGCGTTTTTCAGATGTATTTAAACCGAAAAACAACCGTAAACGACACGCTTTTTATTAATTGTTTAGGTTATGAAACCAAACGTATTGCGGTTCAAAAATTAACAGACAGCATTATTGTTTTAAGTGAAAAATCTATAGCATTAGACGAGGTTTTGCTTTCTAATAAAAATTATTCTGTTGAAGAAATTTTAGAGAAAATAAGCGAAAATCTTATTAATAATTACGATTTTAATTTTACAAAAAGTAGATTGTTCTACAGAGCGTCTTATACCACCAATATTCATAAAAAAGATGTGGAATTAAAAAAATCTAGCATTCCAGAATTCAACCAAGCATTTACAGATAGCGTATTACAAATAATCCCGAAAACTTCTGATTACTATATCGAAATTTTAGGCGATTTATTCCATCCAAATGCACTTGATAAAGCACATAAATTGCATATTGTTAAAGCTTCTAAACTCTATGACAAAAACAACGAGATTACCTTTAACGGCTTAGAAAAAAAGCTTAATGCTATTTTAAAAAAACGCGTAAAAAGAGATTCTTATTTTAAGATAAAATCTGGTTTTCTATTAGGGACCAAACTAGATATCGACTCTACGGCTTTCAGTAATCCTGAAGAAGACGAAGCTCTAAAAAAAAACCAAGCGATGCTAGAAGCCGAAAAAAAGAAAGCACAAGAGGAGCAAGAAGATTTTTTAAATTACAGAAAAAAAGCACTTGTTAGGTTAAAAAACAATAGTTTTATCAATGAAGATTCACCACTCAACTTTCTAGAAAAATCTAACCGTTATAATTTTGAACTTTTAGACCACCTGTTTTTAAACGGTAATTTTGTTTATAAAATAACATTTACGCCCAAACGAAAAGAGGATTTTAAAGGCGTTATTTATGTAAACACCGACGATTTCGCTATAATCCGTGTAGATTATGAGAATGTAAAACTGTTAAAAAACTTTAAACTTTTTGGTGTTTCGTTTAAAAGACATTTAGAAAAAGGCACTCTAATTTACTCAAAAAATAACATGAATAAATACGGATTAAAATATGCCGAAGCAGAAAAAGGCAATACCTTCGAAATAAAGAGACCGTTAAAAGTTATTGAGAAAAACAAACACACAAAAGGGAGAAGAAAGCAAAACGAAATTTCTACTCAAATTAATTTTATAACCTCTAATCTTTCAAAACAAGAATTGGTGGTTTTTGAGAACGAAAACATTACAGAAACCACGTTTACCAATTTTACAGAAAAAGCAAACATAAAACCCACGTATTTGCCACAATACGACCCCAAATTTTGGGAAGGTTACCAAGTTATAAAACCCAATCAAGCCATTAAGGATTTTAAAAGCATGGAAGAGTAA
- a CDS encoding DUF481 domain-containing protein — MFSQNDTLVVKSGNTIHGEVKGMNKGVLKMKTSYSDSDFAIEWDKVTKLITSTEFLINTSRGDRYNGKLRSVNEKEVIILSATDTLAKVFIQDIVFLQMVKSDFLSKLSASIGLGYNFTKSNNFRQFSLRSTLGYQAKRWSSKANYNDISSNRDDTDAVKRIDAALSYRYYLRKDWFPLAEVNWLSNTEQDLKLRTVSKLGMGKYLKRNNRLYWGVQAGVSYNNESFSNANSSSLNSAEGFFGSELNLYDVGDLNLLARIIAYPGITESGRWRFDSNMDLKYDLPLDFFIKVGFSVNYDNQSVNPSGNYDYVVQTTFGWEL, encoded by the coding sequence ATGTTTAGTCAAAACGATACACTTGTTGTTAAAAGCGGCAATACTATTCACGGTGAAGTAAAAGGAATGAATAAAGGGGTTTTAAAAATGAAAACCAGCTATAGCGATAGTGATTTTGCTATAGAATGGGATAAAGTAACAAAGCTAATTACATCTACTGAATTTTTAATCAACACAAGCCGTGGCGATAGATATAATGGTAAACTAAGAAGTGTTAATGAGAAAGAAGTTATCATTTTAAGTGCAACCGATACCCTTGCGAAAGTTTTTATCCAGGATATTGTCTTTTTGCAAATGGTCAAGTCAGATTTTCTAAGTAAGCTATCGGCTTCTATTGGGCTTGGGTATAATTTTACAAAGTCTAATAATTTTAGGCAATTCAGTTTAAGAAGTACTCTGGGGTATCAAGCAAAAAGATGGTCTTCTAAAGCAAATTATAACGATATTTCTTCGAATAGAGACGATACTGATGCTGTAAAACGTATTGACGCCGCATTGAGTTACCGTTATTATTTGCGTAAGGATTGGTTCCCATTGGCTGAGGTAAATTGGCTTTCTAATACCGAGCAAGATTTAAAATTGCGTACCGTATCTAAATTGGGTATGGGTAAGTATTTAAAACGCAACAACCGGTTATATTGGGGCGTTCAAGCAGGAGTGTCTTATAATAACGAGAGTTTTTCGAACGCGAACTCTAGTTCGTTAAATAGTGCCGAGGGTTTCTTTGGTTCAGAATTAAATTTGTACGATGTTGGCGATCTTAATTTATTGGCAAGAATAATTGCTTATCCTGGTATTACCGAATCTGGAAGGTGGCGTTTTGATAGTAATATGGATTTAAAATACGATTTACCCTTAGATTTTTTTATTAAAGTAGGCTTTTCTGTAAATTACGATAACCAATCTGTAAACCCAAGTGGGAATTACGATTATGTAGTGCAAACCACCTTTGGTTGGGAGCTTTAA
- a CDS encoding patatin-like phospholipase family protein produces MNIYKRLAVLILLFLFIAPQVLQSQEKKPKVALVLSGGGAKGVAHIPVLQALDSLGIVPDLVVGNSMGSIVGALYAVGYSGNRIANIAKQANWNELIGGGTALSKVSVEEKSEFSRYLVELNWADGKLKPGSFLVNDQNLRGFIASLTFPVYNVDDFDDLSIPFRAIATDIVNGKEVVLDRGSLSLAMRASMSIPGIFRAVPYEDTLLVDGGLLNNFPVDVAKDLGADIIIGSDVGSGMVSKEKLNNFASLLFQAGMINSNLKHPENRALCDILIEHTPNLTYSTGDFTKADAIYEQGKKAVQQNLDTLAALSRQLKKFKQRTHQLPDAPNEFVLDTVIYKGMSKTNLALVKARTAIFPNKAYTPEDVLDGVNRAMGTTIFNHITYTPILFEDNRLGIEIKGFERSKHQVKGSLHYDGDYGVGLILNYTGRNIIGNASRTLATIDISEQPKLRVQHQKNFGLDRNWWWRSEAFVQQLRQKVFVGGKYVDDFKYRYHAFDFQINRNLSSLRSYVGFGLKHHNTNFKPTTDPDINDNIFKIRKYSNNNTELYAQYHYNSTNAVFFPIRGTILKSYLGRSLRNDVRMSASDNTFPNLNGSTNNFIRFGIDYQKNIPLSQRTTAIFGASGYFIFEDTLRNNDISFSDYGLNSKYFLGGNLHNPRMESFVFPGLKQGELGVNQFLKLNLGVQIHALNRVYIKPHVNVASVGFDSFSDFAKNAFTAKGKWTNSTETSFLLSAGSTFSYNSLLGPIDFDLSWVNNADKVRFFIGIGVHFNRSN; encoded by the coding sequence ATGAACATTTATAAACGCTTAGCGGTATTAATACTTTTATTCCTTTTCATAGCGCCTCAAGTTTTACAATCGCAAGAAAAGAAGCCTAAAGTGGCTTTGGTGTTAAGTGGTGGTGGAGCTAAGGGTGTGGCGCATATTCCTGTTTTGCAAGCACTTGATTCTTTGGGGATAGTGCCAGATTTGGTTGTAGGTAACAGTATGGGTAGTATTGTTGGGGCTCTATATGCTGTGGGGTATTCTGGTAATCGTATTGCCAATATTGCCAAACAAGCCAACTGGAATGAATTGATTGGAGGCGGAACAGCATTATCGAAAGTAAGTGTTGAAGAAAAATCGGAGTTTAGTCGTTATTTAGTAGAGCTTAATTGGGCCGATGGGAAATTAAAACCAGGTAGTTTCTTGGTTAACGATCAGAATTTAAGAGGGTTTATAGCGTCACTCACTTTTCCTGTTTATAATGTAGACGATTTTGATGATTTAAGCATTCCTTTTCGAGCCATAGCAACCGATATTGTAAACGGTAAAGAAGTGGTTTTAGATCGTGGGTCTTTGTCTTTAGCTATGCGGGCAAGTATGTCTATTCCTGGGATTTTTAGAGCGGTGCCTTATGAAGATACCCTTTTGGTTGATGGCGGCTTGTTAAATAATTTCCCTGTTGATGTGGCAAAAGATTTGGGTGCAGATATTATAATTGGCAGCGATGTAGGTAGTGGGATGGTAAGTAAAGAAAAATTAAATAATTTTGCCAGTTTACTTTTTCAGGCCGGTATGATAAATAGCAACCTTAAGCACCCTGAAAACCGTGCGCTTTGTGATATTTTGATTGAACACACGCCTAATTTGACCTATTCTACAGGCGATTTCACCAAAGCTGATGCTATTTATGAACAAGGTAAAAAGGCTGTACAACAGAATTTAGATACTTTGGCTGCACTGTCAAGACAGTTAAAAAAGTTTAAACAACGCACGCACCAATTGCCCGATGCGCCTAATGAATTTGTTTTAGATACCGTAATATATAAAGGTATGAGTAAAACAAATTTAGCTTTGGTGAAAGCACGCACAGCTATTTTTCCAAATAAAGCTTACACCCCAGAAGATGTGTTAGATGGTGTTAATAGAGCTATGGGAACCACTATTTTTAATCACATTACTTACACACCTATCTTATTTGAAGATAATAGACTTGGCATAGAAATTAAAGGTTTTGAAAGGTCTAAACATCAAGTAAAAGGTTCATTACACTATGATGGCGATTATGGTGTGGGTTTAATTTTAAATTATACGGGAAGAAATATAATTGGCAATGCATCAAGAACGTTGGCTACCATTGATATCTCTGAGCAGCCAAAGCTTCGTGTACAGCATCAAAAAAATTTTGGTTTAGATCGTAATTGGTGGTGGCGATCTGAGGCCTTCGTGCAACAGCTTAGACAAAAAGTTTTTGTTGGCGGTAAGTATGTTGATGATTTTAAATACCGTTACCATGCCTTCGATTTTCAAATTAATAGAAATTTAAGTTCTCTAAGAAGTTATGTGGGTTTTGGTTTAAAGCATCACAATACCAACTTTAAACCAACCACCGACCCAGATATTAATGATAACATCTTTAAAATAAGAAAATACAGCAATAATAACACCGAGTTGTATGCACAATACCATTATAATAGTACAAATGCCGTGTTTTTTCCAATACGGGGTACTATTTTAAAGAGCTATTTGGGTAGATCTCTAAGAAATGACGTGAGAATGAGTGCTTCAGATAACACCTTCCCTAATCTTAATGGATCGACAAATAATTTTATACGATTTGGAATCGATTATCAAAAAAATATACCACTTTCACAAAGAACTACTGCGATTTTTGGAGCTTCTGGATATTTTATTTTTGAAGATACCTTGCGGAATAATGATATTTCGTTCTCAGATTATGGGTTGAATTCGAAATATTTTTTAGGCGGAAATTTACATAATCCTAGAATGGAGAGTTTTGTTTTTCCTGGCTTAAAACAAGGGGAGTTGGGCGTAAATCAGTTCCTTAAGCTAAATTTAGGTGTGCAAATTCATGCGCTTAATAGAGTGTATATTAAACCCCATGTAAATGTAGCATCCGTTGGTTTTGATAGCTTTAGTGACTTTGCAAAAAATGCGTTTACTGCAAAAGGGAAGTGGACAAACTCTACAGAAACAAGTTTTTTATTGTCGGCAGGCAGCACGTTTTCATATAACTCACTTTTAGGCCCTATTGATTTCGATTTGTCTTGGGTTAACAATGCTGATAAAGTTAGATTTTTTATTGGTATTGGGGTACATTTTAACCGTTCTAATTAA
- the cls gene encoding cardiolipin synthase, producing MDWILLGEIAYILIMVAVIFRVLIDTRSSTKALAYILFIVFVPFIGMIFYLSFGINYRKQKLYSKKIVEDEPLRQRIRAKMNSYSEAVSNSGLIGKNRHALVEFIRRAGTSPLTANNEVKLLVNGEEKFPELLKAIENAKHHIHIEYYIYEDDFTGNQVADLLIKKVKQGVEVRFMYDDFGSHSLGSSFIKKLRDAGVQTAPFYKIKWYALASRLNYRNHRKIIIIDGLIGFVGGINMCDKYRNDLNKKEHLFWRDTHLMLNGQSTAYLQYLFMCDWNFCSTEKMFFNTIYFPDHTNQKTFTNEVVQIVASGPDSKQPVIFYSLLKAISSARKRIYITSPYFIPGESLMDALILAIQGGLDVKILIPGVSDSKTVNSAASAYYTELLRYGAKIYTYKKGFVHAKTMIVDDDLAIVGSANMDYRSFDLNFEVNAMVYSKNVAGQLIEVFEKDLQDSELIDAQSWLDRPKYIHLWERFVRLLSPFL from the coding sequence ATGGATTGGATTTTACTCGGAGAAATCGCCTACATACTCATAATGGTAGCCGTAATTTTTAGAGTGCTTATTGATACGCGTAGTTCTACAAAAGCACTAGCTTATATTTTATTTATTGTTTTTGTGCCTTTTATTGGGATGATTTTTTATTTATCGTTTGGTATTAACTACAGAAAGCAAAAGCTATACAGCAAAAAAATAGTTGAAGACGAGCCCCTTAGGCAACGCATTAGAGCTAAAATGAATTCGTATTCTGAGGCTGTAAGTAATTCTGGTTTAATTGGAAAAAATAGACACGCCTTGGTCGAGTTTATTCGCCGAGCAGGTACGAGTCCGCTAACAGCAAATAACGAGGTGAAACTATTAGTAAATGGCGAAGAGAAATTTCCAGAATTACTAAAAGCTATTGAAAATGCTAAGCATCACATTCATATTGAATATTACATTTATGAAGATGATTTTACTGGAAATCAAGTTGCCGATTTACTTATAAAAAAGGTAAAACAAGGCGTTGAAGTCCGTTTCATGTACGATGATTTTGGAAGCCACAGCCTGGGCTCTTCCTTTATTAAAAAACTACGAGACGCTGGGGTACAAACCGCACCTTTTTATAAAATAAAATGGTATGCTTTAGCTAGCCGACTTAATTATAGAAACCATAGAAAAATTATAATTATCGATGGCCTAATTGGTTTTGTGGGCGGTATTAATATGTGTGACAAATACAGAAACGACCTAAATAAAAAAGAGCATTTGTTTTGGCGCGACACACATCTCATGCTTAATGGTCAATCTACGGCCTACTTACAATATTTATTCATGTGCGACTGGAATTTTTGTAGCACGGAAAAAATGTTTTTTAATACCATCTATTTCCCAGACCACACCAACCAAAAAACATTTACAAATGAAGTGGTTCAAATCGTTGCCTCTGGACCAGACAGCAAACAGCCCGTAATCTTCTACTCGTTACTTAAAGCCATAAGTTCTGCAAGAAAGCGCATTTATATAACAAGCCCCTATTTTATACCGGGAGAAAGTTTGATGGATGCCTTGATTTTGGCCATTCAAGGGGGATTAGATGTTAAAATCCTTATACCTGGGGTTTCAGATTCTAAAACAGTAAATTCTGCGGCAAGCGCGTATTACACAGAATTATTGAGATACGGTGCTAAAATTTATACCTACAAAAAAGGATTTGTACATGCAAAAACTATGATTGTTGATGATGATTTAGCCATTGTAGGCTCTGCAAATATGGATTACAGAAGTTTCGATTTAAATTTCGAGGTGAACGCTATGGTTTATAGTAAAAATGTAGCTGGGCAACTTATCGAGGTT